From the genome of Torulaspora globosa chromosome 2, complete sequence, one region includes:
- the ERG3 gene encoding C-5 sterol desaturase (ancestral locus Anc_8.41), giving the protein MDLVLEVCDTYVFDGLYAKIFPTSLASHFTPKMQSLLRLNKGICNSTFLEESLVTLNSIPRVNKDVYGITPYLLDFTPATFASLLPRNNLLRELLSLWAVVTIFGWILYLSAATLSYIFVFDKSIFNHPRYLKNQMSLEIKLALSAIPFMSLLTCPWFMLELNGHSKLYMDVDWENHGLRKILTELVCFILFTDCGVYLAHRWLHWPRVYKALHKPHHKWLVCTPFASHAFHPVDGYFQSLPYHIYPVFMPLNKVSYLLLFTAINCWTVMIHDGQHRFNNAVVNGTACHTVHHLYFNYNYGQFTTLWDRLGGSYRRPEDELFDPSLRSKETMEKQIKEIEEYIQLMDGDDETYREYGTEERLKKLN; this is encoded by the coding sequence ATGGATTTAGTGCTCGAGGTGTGCGACACTTATGTGTTCGATGGCCTTTATGCAAAGATTTTCCCCACGTCGTTGGCATCTCACTTTACACCAAAGATGCAATCCTTGTTGAGGCTGAACAAAGGTATTTGTAACAGCACGTTCCTGGAGGAGAGTTTGGTTACGTTGAACAGCATTCCAAGGGTCAATAAGGATGTTTATGGAATCACGCCATACTTGCTAGATTTTACTCCAGCGACATTCGCATCACTGCTGCCTCGTAACAATTTGTTGAGAGAGCTGCTTTCGCTATGGGCAGTAGTGACCATCTTTGGGTGGATTCTTTACTTGAGTGCGGCCACTCTGAGTTACATCTTTGTCTTCGACAAGAGCATTTTTAACCACCCACGTTATCTGAAAAATCAAATGTCGCTTGAGATAAAATTGGCACTAAGCGCTATTCCTTTCATGTCACTATTGACCTGCCCATGGTTTATGTTGGAGCTGAACGGACACTCGAAGCTTTACATGGATGTGGATTGGGAAAACCACGGATTGCGTAAAATACTTACCGAATTGGTTTGCTTCATTCTATTTACCGATTGTGGCGTGTATCTGGCTCACAGGTGGTTGCACTGGCCGCGTGTTTATAAAGCACTGCACAAGCCACACCACAAGTGGTTGGTTTGCACGCCATTTGCCTCTCACGCCTTTCACCCAGTCGACGGCTACTTCCAGTCCTTGCCGTACCACATCTATCCAGTCTTTATGCCATTGAACAAGGTCTCTTatctgcttcttttcacTGCCATCAACTGCTGGACTGTTATGATCCACGACGGCCAGCACAGATTCAACAACGCTGTGGTCAACGGTACTGCCTGCCACACTGTTCACCACCTGTACTTCAACTACAACTACGGTCAATTCACCACACTATGGGATAGACTAGGAGGCTCTTACCGTAGACCGGAAGACGAATTATTCGACCCTTCTTTGAGATCAAAGGAAACTATGGAGAAGCAAATCAAGGAGATTGAAGAGTACATTCAGTTGATGGACGGCGATGACGAAACTTATAGAGAATACGGAACGGAggaaagattgaagaaacttAACTAA
- the CAK1 gene encoding cyclin-dependent protein kinase-activating kinase CAK1 (ancestral locus Anc_8.40) — MADSSEPKRQLIKSTRFARLYIDGTHVIKSISKDFVVPPHNHDAELAILTRLSKLNNDFIIKLIDSRVVGDELELKFPRFDCDLHEFMLKWYKISDSARRRPNPYYTISETPILLKGSFKNRFDVDKYAFNFTLQLAQGLQFLHRQGIIHRDIKPQNILIQHQNSGEIRLIITDFGISYDCHDALQTRDEPPDQKITDVSTSIYKAPELLFGVKNYSYAVDIWALMVIMSQWFQAEAFNPSRYIPAIFDDGSGRFTDEDSGSDIKLIVSIFGQLGIPSLEQWPEVANFGSSDAFSGMFGSMGDGHYILEQNHDARLKRVESLFPRLSLLSNANERNALVDCIMGMVSFESTKRWNSGCIVQRLCS; from the coding sequence ATGGCCGATAGTTCTGAACCAAAGCgtcaattgatcaagtcTACTCGTTTTGCCAGATTATATATCGATGGGACCCATGTAATTAAGAGCATCTCGAAGGACTTTGTGGTACCTCCCCATAATCACGACGCAGAACTAGCAATATTGACGAGGCTCTCTAAACTGAATAATGATTTCATAATAAAACTGATTGATAGCAGAGTAGTAGGTGACGAATTGGAGCTCAAGTTCCCTCGTTTTGATTGCGATCTGCATGAATTTATGCTGAAATGGTACAAGATATCCGACAGCGCTCGAAGAAGACCCAATCCATACTACACGATTTCAGAGACTCCGATTCTACTCAAAGGCTCCTTCAAAAACCGCTTTGACGTGGATAAATATGCCTTCAACTTTACCTTACAGTTAGCACAAGGGCTACAGTTTCTGCACCGGCAAGGTATAATTCACCGTGACATCAAGCCACAAAATATCCTCATCCAGCACCAGAACTCCGGCGAAATACGTCTCATAATCACCGATTTTGGAATCTCCTATGACTGTCATGATGCTCTGCAAACGAGAGATGAGCCTCCCGACCAGAAGATTACAGACGTATCAACTTCAATATATAAGGCACCTGAACTGCTGTTCGGCGTAAAAAACTACTCATATGCGGTCGATATATGGGCACTGATGGTCATCATGTCCCAGTGGTTCCAGGCGGAAGCATTCAACCCTTCCCGATACATTCCTGCTATCTTCGATGACGGTTCCGGTCGGTTTACCGATGAAGACTCCGGCAGCGACATCAAGCTCATCGTGTCGATCTTCGGCCAGCTGGGAATTCCGTCTTTGGAGCAATGGCCAGAAGTTGCGAACTTCGGCTCGTCCGATGCTTTTAGTGGTATGTTTGGTTCTATGGGAGACGGCCATTATATTCTTGAGCAGAACCACGATGCCCGACTGAAAAGAGTGGAATCTTTGTTCCCCAGGCTTAGTCTTCTATCGAACGCCAACGAGCGGAATGCGTTGGTAGATTGTATAATGGGGATGGTTTCATTTGAATCAACCAAACGCTGGAACAGCGGTTGCATCGTGCAAAGACTCTGTTCATAA
- the SPT8 gene encoding SAGA complex subunit SPT8 (ancestral locus Anc_8.43): MGEVDDILDQNRAAQQDVDDEEEDEDDDEVDVTLLRSNIDKDADENDGNQDDEGREEDGDGDEEADDDEMEQEDEDGDDDEDEVEEEVEDDEMEVDEEDSGEEEDAEVGQNREKNSEGKVQEKGNSVQDSASSDEVINGDVSSKSDNKPESDGDEYADKKENSGQGSDAVDQKSEALEGVHNYYTQMLCSAKIASTYNIYPTAAIPIQTDVNAVAMSKGLKYLFLGGSDGYIRKYDFLNTMDGKLSLTILQKHSLAESIQNAGILVSYWENEIPQRRSEMKLSKNNKEYEPKVSPVYSIEVQSECLFMLSGLEDGGITMQGVRYMEGTIGHYFKGKEGHTNVVNQLKLNGAETRFISGSWDKRILEWDLQTGGITSEFKGSTSEVSSLEMRPLYSTVDVNQVVSDIKSNKDRGDDHNSDDDMGSLFGDDDEDNAGEDKIPEDRYEKLDTSSIEEISRDTLNVVYDESTFLTSGLNGSVYIWDRRIPTAPALSLKKGPKVPPWCQSACWCMDGDRVFAGRRNAIVEEFELRMPSHPSNTLKLPAISGPVTCVHAMPNNKQVLCASRDNIRLYNTGSSPNSKGTAVPFLIVPGHHGGAISNMYIDPTCRFLVSTSGSRGWQGNSTDTTFIYEIDLE; this comes from the coding sequence ATGGGTGAGGTCGATGATATACTGGATCAAAATAGGGCGGCGCAACAGGACGttgacgatgaggaagaggacgaagatgatgatgaggtCGATGTAACGCTTTTGCGCAGCAACATCGATAAGGATGCGGACGAAAATGACGGTAATCAGGATGATGAAGGCCGGGAGGAAGACGGAGATGGCGACGAAGAGGCGGACGACGACGAAATGGAGcaggaggacgaggacggcgacgatgacgaagacgaagtcgaagaggaagtcgaagacgatgagatGGAAGTTGATGAGGAGGATAGTGgtgaggaggaagatgccGAAGTGGGTCAAAACCGGGAGAAAAATAGTGAAggaaaagttcaagagAAGGGAAATTCGGTACAGGATAGCGCGAGTTCCGACGAGGTGATTAATGGCGATGTATCAAGCAAAAGTGACAACAAACCAGAGAGTGATGGTGATGAGTATGCTGATAAAAAAGAGAATTCTGGCCAAGGTTCTGATGCCGTGGACCAAAAATCAGAGGCGCTGGAAGGCGTTCATAATTACTACACTCAAATGCTCTGTTCAGCCAAAATTGCGAGTACGTATAACATCTATCCGACGGCAGCGATTCCAATCCAAACAGATGTCAATGCAGTCGCCATGTCGAAGGGGTTGAAGTACTTATTTTTGGGAGGCAGCGACGGCTACATAAGGAAATATGATTTCCTAAACACAATGGACGGAAAGCTGTCGCTGACAATCCTGCAGAAACATTCACTGGCAGAGTCGATACAGAATGCAGGTATCCTGGTATCGTACTGGGAGAATGAGATTCCCCAGAGAAGGTCTGAGATGAAACTGTCGAAGAACAATAAGGAATACGAACCAAAGGTGAGTCCCGTGTACTCCATTGAAGTGCAAAGCGAGTGTCTTTTTATGCTCAGCGGGTTAGAGGACGGTGGGATCACCATGCAAGGTGTAAGATACATGGAAGGTACGATAGGCCATTACTTCAAGGGTAAAGAGGGACATACCAACGTTGTGAACCAACTGAAATTGAACGGGGCAGAGACAAGGTTTATCAGTGGTTCTTGGGACAAGCGAATACTCGAATGGGATTTGCAAACCGGTGGAATCACTAGCGAGTTCAAAGGTTCAACGTCGGAggtttcatctttggagATGCGGCCGCTGTACTCGACTGTCGATGTCAATCAGGTCGTTAGTGACATCAAAAGTAATAAAGATCGAGGTGATGACCATAACAGTGACGATGACATGGGTTCTTTATTTggagacgatgatgaggacAATGCTGGCGAAGATAAAATACCAGAAGACCGATACGAGAAGTTAGACACTTCGtcgattgaagaaatctcGAGAGACACTTTAAATGTCGTTTACGATGAATCGACGTTCTTGACTTCGGGTCTGAACGGTTCTGTATATATTTGGGATCGCCGTATACCGACAGCTCCGGCTTTGAGCCTGAAGAAAGGGCCTAAGGTTCCACCCTGGTGCCAATCAGCATGCTGGTGCATGGATGGTGATCGCGTTTTCGCTGGTAGAAGGAACGCAATCgtcgaagaatttgaatTAAGAATGCCATCCCATCCTAGTAATACCCTAAAATTGCCAGCCATATCTGGGCCAGTGACGTGCGTACATGCAATGCCTAACAATAAACAGGTGCTTTGTGCCTCGCGAGATAACATAAGACTCTACAATACGGGTAGCAGTCCAAACTCTAAGGGCACTGCGGTGCCATTCTTGATCGTTCCAGGTCATCATGGGGGAGCCATTTCTAACATGTACATTGATCCAACGTGCAGATTCTTGGTTAGCACTAGTGGGAGTCGCGGATGGCAAGGCAATTCCACTGATACAACTTTTATATACGAGATAGATCTGGAGTAA
- the GYP8 gene encoding GTPase-activating protein GYP8 (ancestral locus Anc_8.44), which produces MNLDGYSPPAGQSLSSSDESLSLNCDLLTESLFDEQSLVNFFNEQQQRDFKTRVIREALADHNVDALSVLGMSNFGFVNTALRKESWLALLTSQLRLDSGDADGAASDVSREHVDENQVQLDVRRSFPEVKDQQRKALLRKVLESTIIRLLRKHRKLRYYQGYHDVVSVFVTVYIEGYGYHGTGQNDDNLTMSDLTSRGEESHSAPNLEEVSNSGSSASTELYEGEISAKDYLLEDKLFKCVESFTLLYLRDFMMDSLDFPIDQLKIIPQMIKSHDKRLFKQLHLDKVEPFFAISSILTIFSHELKPSSDRSDSQIYQIFDHIIASQSMLVPLTMYSTLIMESKDTVLKEYAANATNFENTVDLVHGVMQNVLVSASYDERVWRKILYMIRSRPVKDNPTKYKKTVNQCSVLTTTASGQKRNTSYELKYVTDLLDREIEQNSKRKALQLRRKLRPQETKPFLRLVWYAHNHAIPFVCRLSLLIGVIALLIKLYRDGSTRSWIPTAKYYARKFQHSYIAGLYQGSKIIWLDPLHELLKNSFVSKASQFTSSSARH; this is translated from the coding sequence ATGAATCTAGACGGTTATAGCCCCCCAGCGGGCCAATCGCTTTCATCTAGCGATGAGTCCCTATCGTTGAATTGTGATCTTCTTACGGAATCGTTATTTGATGAGCAGTCTTTGgtgaatttcttcaacgagcagcagcagcgggACTTCAAGACCAGGGTCATCCGGGAAGCGTTGGCTGATCACAATGTGGATGCACTCTCGGTTCTCGGGATGAGCAACTTCGGTTTCGTTAACACAGCATTGAGGAAGGAGAGCTGGCTCGCTCTCCTAACGTCTCAGCTGCGACTAGATAGTGGGGATGCAGATGGAGCGGCCAGTGATGTCAGCAGGGAACATGTCGATGAGAATCAGGTGCAGCTGGACGTCAGGAGGTCGTTCCCGGAGGTGAAAGACCAGCAAAGGAAAGCATTGCTGAGAAAGGTGCTGGAATCGACCATTATAAGGTTGCTGAGAAAGCACCGGAAGCTAAGATACTACCAAGGATACCATGATGTCGTTTCGGTGTTTGTAACGGTCTACATAGAAGGGTATGGGTATCATGGGACTGGTCAGAATGACGATAATCTCACAATGAGTGATCTGACCAGCAGAGGGGAGGAGAGCCATTCGGCTCCGAACCTGGAGGAAGTGTCGAACAGTGGCAGTTCGGCTTCCACTGAGCTTTACGAGGGCGAAATTAGTGCTAAGGACTATCTCCTGGAGGACAAGCTATTCAAATGCGTGGAATCTTTTACCTTGTTGTACCTACGTGACTTTATGATGGATTCTCTGGACTTCCCCATCGATCAGTTGAAGATCATCCCACAGATGATAAAATCTCACGACAAACGCCTATTCAAACAGTTGCATCTAGACAAAGTTGAACCATTCTTTGCTATTTCATCTATTTTGACCATCTTCTCGCATGAATTGAAGCCGTCTTCCGATCGGTCCGATTCTCAAATCTACCAAATATTTGACCACATCATCGCTTCACAATCCATGCTGGTTCCATTGACCATGTACTCAACGTTGATCATGGAAAGCAAGGACACAGTGCTGAAAGAATACGCAGCCAATGCCACTAACTTTGAAAACACTGTTGACCTTGTTCATGGAGTGATGCAGAACGTTTTGGTCTCCGCTTCTTACGATGAAAGGGTGTGGAGGAAAATCCTTTATATGATACGATCCAGGCCTGTCAAGGATAACCCCACCAAGTATAAGAAGACGGTTAATCAATGCAGTGTTTTAACGACAACCGCTTCAGGACAGAAGAGGAATACCAGCTACGAGTTGAAATATGTCACAGATCTGCTCGATCGAGAGATTGAACAAAACAGTAAAAGGAAAGCCCTCCAGCTCCGGAGAAAGTTACGCCCTCAAGAGACAAAGCCTTTCCTAAGATTAGTATGGTATGCGCATAATCATGCGATACCATTTGTATGCCGACTCTCACTTCTTATCGGTGTGATAGCACTACTGATTAAACTTTACCGTGATGGTAGCACAAGGAGTTGGATACCAACAGCAAAATACTATGCTCGGAAATTTCAGCATTCCTATATTGCAGGTCTTTACCAGGGATCTAAAATTATTTGGCTAGACCCACTGCACGAACTTCTCAAGAACTCCTTTGTCTCGAAAGCATCACAATTTACCTCGTCTTCCGCTCGCCACTGA
- the CAF16 gene encoding putative ATP-binding cassette family ATPase CAF16 (ancestral locus Anc_8.42) → MSFAVEVEKLTYEFSNGSKPSLVDIDLQIPWNTRTLIVGANGAGKSTLLKVLSGKHLCRDGKILVNGLNPFSPAATVSPEDGCLVTTYLGTEWCHMSVINRDIGVSELLESIGLAHFQERGDLLCKMLDVDLKWRMFRLSDGQKRRVQLVMGLLKPWKVLLLDEVTVDLDVIARSRLLQFLKWETQTRECSVMYATHIFDGLAEWPDQLLHLKDGRIVDRLDLRKNVQFTDSANGDGAGNGTVTFTPPAGDHDRPLVSITKVESLHPLAVAWLSQDPNELKQMSPTPQPTLR, encoded by the coding sequence ATGTCATTCGCTGTCGAAGTCGAGAAGCTAACGTATGAGTTTTCCAACGGTTCCAAACCATCGCTGGTGGACATTGATCTGCAGATTCCATGGAACACGAGAACCCTAATCGTGGGAGCCAACGGCGCAGGCAAATCGACCTTGCTGAAGGTCCTGAGCGGGAAGCACCTTTGCCGAGACGGGAAGATCCTCGTGAATGGACTGAACCCGTTCAGCCCCGCGGCCACAGTGAGTCCTGAGGACGGATGCCTGGTGACAACCTACTTGGGGACTGAGTGGTGCCATATGAGCGTCATCAATCGCGACATAGGTGTGTCCGAGCTATTGGAAAGCATTGGGTTAGCCCACTTCCAGGAGCGGGGCGATCTACTGTGCAAGATGTTGGACGTCGATCTCAAGTGGAGAATGTTCAGGCTCAGCGACGGGCAGAAGAGACGAGTTCAGCTGGTCATGGGGCTGCTGAAGCCCTGGAAAGTACTGCTGCTCGATGAAGTGACTGTTGATCTCGACGTGATCGCCAGATCCAGGcttctccagtttctcaagTGGGAGACACAGACCAGAGAGTGCTCCGTGATGTATGCGACGCATATTTTCGACGGGCTGGCAGAGTGGCCCGACCAGTTGCTCCATCTGAAGGACGGGCGCATCGTCGACCGCTTAGATCTACGCAAGAACGTGCAATTCACCGACAGCGCCAACGGTGACGGTGCGGGAAATGGCACCGTCACTTTCACACCGCCCGCTGGCGATCACGATCGCCCTCTCGTTTCCATAACAAAAGTGGAAAGCTTGCATCCACTAGCGGTCGCTTGGCTGTCCCAGGATCCAAACGAGTTGAAACAGATGTCTCCAACTCCTCAACCCACTCTCCGCTAA